Proteins encoded by one window of Phycisphaerae bacterium:
- a CDS encoding putative porin, translating into MMRKGIALAMWMLAMVFGGAARADDVSELKAQLAEQQKLLLQMQQRIEQLETSQKVQEQTVDEKITKAVDSKKIDALPDSLKWVENVKINGDLRYRHESIDSQASGNWRRGQNRHRIRARLGLDAKINDDWDASFRIASGSADPVSTNQSLEDGFSSKAIWLDLAYFTWHPSSRKGLKVYGGKMKNPFYRAGDNQLIWDDDLNPEGIAASYETPFGENNKLYINGGGFWVDESASGADISLFGIQSYLKHTFENKNYLTGGASYYGYSSTKGRGDLKNTWASTSHSFFGNTSSGGEFASDYGIVEGFGEYGFTIIDKPAAVYGSYVKNLAASTLEDTGWLIGCRFNKAKETGTWELLYNYRDLEADAVLGAFSDSDFIGGGTGGRGHYFGFKYQFAKNLQGGLGYFLNKVGSNNDDYRRLQADLVLKF; encoded by the coding sequence ATGATGAGGAAAGGAATAGCGCTGGCAATGTGGATGTTAGCTATGGTTTTCGGGGGAGCTGCAAGGGCTGATGATGTCAGCGAGCTGAAAGCTCAATTGGCCGAGCAGCAAAAATTGCTGCTGCAAATGCAGCAGCGAATTGAGCAGCTGGAAACAAGCCAAAAAGTTCAGGAACAAACAGTAGATGAAAAAATTACAAAGGCGGTGGATAGCAAGAAAATAGACGCCCTGCCGGATAGTCTTAAGTGGGTTGAAAACGTAAAAATCAACGGGGATTTGCGATACCGGCACGAATCCATCGATTCTCAGGCCAGTGGCAATTGGCGCAGAGGACAAAACCGGCACAGAATACGCGCCAGACTGGGGCTGGATGCAAAAATCAACGATGACTGGGACGCTTCATTCAGAATAGCCAGCGGCTCAGCAGACCCGGTTTCCACAAATCAATCATTGGAAGACGGTTTTTCAAGTAAAGCCATTTGGCTGGATTTGGCGTATTTTACCTGGCATCCGTCATCGAGAAAGGGGTTGAAAGTTTACGGCGGAAAGATGAAAAACCCGTTTTACAGAGCCGGTGACAATCAACTCATATGGGACGATGACTTGAATCCTGAAGGCATAGCTGCTTCTTATGAAACTCCCTTCGGCGAAAACAACAAGTTATATATCAACGGCGGCGGTTTCTGGGTGGATGAAAGTGCCAGCGGGGCGGATATATCATTGTTTGGCATCCAGAGTTATTTGAAACACACATTTGAAAATAAAAATTATTTAACCGGAGGAGCAAGTTATTACGGTTACAGCAGTACCAAAGGGCGGGGTGACCTCAAGAATACATGGGCGTCGACTTCGCACAGTTTTTTCGGCAATACTTCTTCAGGTGGTGAATTCGCAAGTGACTACGGTATTGTCGAAGGCTTCGGAGAATATGGTTTCACGATTATAGATAAGCCGGCAGCTGTTTACGGCAGCTATGTAAAAAACCTCGCTGCGTCGACATTGGAAGATACAGGATGGCTTATCGGCTGCAGATTCAACAAGGCAAAAGAGACCGGGACTTGGGAACTGCTGTATAACTATCGTGACCTCGAAGCGGATGCGGTGCTGGGTGCGTTCAGCGATTCCGATTTCATAGGCGGCGGAACCGGCGGTAGAGGACATTACTTTGGTTTCAAGTATCAGTTCGCTAAAAACCTGCAGGGCGGTTTAGGCTATTTCCTTAACAAAGTCGGCAGCAACAATGATGATTACAGAAGGCTGCAGGCAGATTTGGTTTTGAAATTTTAA
- the recR gene encoding recombination mediator RecR, which produces MSTVYTEALNRLIEEFGKLPGVGPKTAERLAFHILKAEPAEAMAFANAIRDVKNKIKRCEICYNYSEGKICEICSDQRRDSSIICVVEQPKDVIALEKTGACKWVYHVLGGHIAPLDGVEPGDLTIEQLVKRVRKGDVKEIIMATNPNMAGDGTSLYISSLLKDTGVKITRLARGLPTGSTIEYASGKMLTDAIIGRQQL; this is translated from the coding sequence ATGAGCACTGTTTATACCGAAGCACTGAATAGGCTGATAGAAGAATTCGGCAAGCTGCCGGGAGTCGGGCCCAAGACGGCGGAACGGCTGGCTTTTCATATACTAAAGGCAGAACCCGCTGAAGCAATGGCTTTTGCCAATGCAATCCGTGATGTGAAGAACAAGATTAAGCGATGCGAAATCTGCTACAACTATTCGGAGGGAAAAATCTGCGAAATCTGCTCCGACCAGCGGCGCGACAGCAGTATTATCTGCGTTGTCGAACAGCCGAAAGACGTAATAGCTTTGGAAAAAACAGGCGCATGCAAATGGGTTTATCACGTCCTCGGCGGCCATATCGCACCGCTTGACGGGGTCGAGCCGGGAGATTTGACTATCGAGCAGCTCGTCAAACGGGTCCGCAAAGGCGACGTCAAAGAAATAATAATGGCGACCAATCCCAATATGGCCGGCGACGGCACATCTCTTTATATAAGCTCGCTATTAAAAGATACAGGCGTGAAAATCACCCGTCTGGCAAGGGGGCTGCCAACGGGAAGCACAATCGAATATGCAAGCGGTAAAATGCTTACCGACGCTATAATCGGCAGACAGCAATTATAG
- a CDS encoding RHS repeat-associated core domain-containing protein: METDDAGIIQAVYTYGNDLISMKRADANSFYLYDGLGSTRQLTADNEAVVASYTYDSFGSVIASSGSITNAYGFTGEQQFAEADSLVFLRARYYKPSIGRFISKDPIGYKDSMNLYLYCTNNPVNWIDPSGLKIKAGGPSVACIACMASVALSCSALCASEGTWDCESDTLSDCVNKCMSFVLDPRKSLGPDSPPEIKAIVIACAIACTIGI; the protein is encoded by the coding sequence ATGGAAACTGATGACGCGGGTATAATTCAGGCCGTTTATACCTACGGAAACGACTTAATAAGTATGAAGCGAGCAGATGCGAATTCGTTTTATCTCTACGATGGCTTAGGTAGCACGAGACAACTAACAGCCGACAATGAGGCAGTTGTTGCCTCCTACACTTACGATTCCTTCGGCAGCGTAATCGCCTCTTCTGGCTCTATCACCAACGCCTATGGCTTTACTGGAGAGCAACAATTTGCCGAAGCGGACAGTCTGGTCTTTTTGAGAGCAAGGTATTACAAGCCAAGTATCGGCAGGTTTATTAGCAAAGACCCGATAGGGTACAAAGATTCGATGAATCTATATCTATATTGTACAAATAATCCAGTTAACTGGATTGATCCAAGTGGATTAAAGATCAAAGCAGGGGGGCCAAGCGTTGCATGCATAGCTTGTATGGCTAGTGTAGCGCTTTCTTGTAGTGCGCTTTGTGCTAGTGAAGGTACATGGGATTGCGAGAGTGATACATTGAGTGATTGTGTGAATAAATGTATGTCTTTTGTTTTAGACCCGCGCAAAAGCTTAGGGCCTGATAGCCCTCCAGAAATTAAGGCAATTGTAATAGCTTGTGCGATAGCTTGTACCATTGGTATTTAG
- a CDS encoding RHS repeat-associated core domain-containing protein, with the protein MKRADVNSYYNYDGLGSTRQLTADNEAVVASYTYDSFGSVIAQTAGGGMASNAAGGNKSINESGVLVLACFGLGAGVVAIRKRKQGLIALFIILLLTGQIPVSKAIEVDVTGNPYGFTGEQQFGEANDLIFLRARYYAPSIGRFISRDPILAPIKVWDNFFWLLPHLTGSPQKTHSYVYCSNNPVNYIDPEGMVAGIGGVIIIGGFIIIGGILAINCFSKIPKFMRKLKELKKSRDADACDTKDAWDKATKTKEFKDMIKACGIPWYMG; encoded by the coding sequence ATGAAAAGAGCTGATGTAAATTCTTACTACAACTACGATGGGTTGGGAAGTACGAGACAATTAACAGCTGACAATGAGGCCGTGGTTGCCTCCTACACTTACGATTCCTTCGGCAGCGTAATCGCTCAAACCGCTGGTGGAGGGATGGCGTCCAATGCTGCGGGAGGGAATAAATCAATCAACGAATCAGGAGTTTTGGTTTTGGCGTGTTTTGGTTTAGGTGCCGGCGTTGTTGCAATCAGGAAGAGAAAACAAGGATTAATCGCTTTATTTATTATACTGCTGCTTACAGGACAAATTCCGGTATCCAAAGCAATAGAGGTTGATGTGACCGGTAATCCTTATGGTTTTACCGGAGAGCAGCAATTCGGCGAAGCGAATGACCTTATTTTCTTAAGGGCCAGATATTACGCCCCATCCATTGGAAGATTTATCTCAAGAGATCCGATTCTTGCGCCAATAAAAGTGTGGGATAATTTCTTCTGGCTTTTGCCTCATTTGACGGGGAGTCCTCAAAAAACACACTCTTATGTGTATTGCAGTAATAATCCGGTAAACTATATTGATCCTGAGGGTATGGTGGCCGGTATCGGTGGGGTAATAATTATAGGTGGATTTATAATAATAGGAGGTATACTCGCGATTAACTGCTTTTCGAAAATTCCCAAATTTATGAGGAAGTTAAAAGAGTTAAAGAAAAGTAGAGATGCAGATGCATGCGACACTAAAGATGCATGGGATAAAGCTACTAAAACAAAAGAATTTAAAGACATGATAAAGGCGTGTGGAATACCTTGGTATATGGGGTGA
- a CDS encoding response regulator transcription factor, with protein MSINKGQSLMNRGKILIVEDDRDIVEMVEYNLKQEGYTAIHAYNGEKGIELAGDAKPDLIILDLMLPAIDGFEVCKLLKRQQSTSRVPIIILSAKSRETDKVVGLELGADDYITKPFSPRELIARIRAVLRRHKEQPAGEIKTGQIVIDSVGHKVLVKGREVELTATEFRLLECLARRPGVVFSRDQLLDAGGTDGSMVYDRTVDAHIKSLRRKLGSAKDHIETVRSVGYRFKG; from the coding sequence ATGAGCATAAACAAAGGGCAAAGCTTAATGAACAGAGGCAAAATACTAATAGTAGAAGATGACCGCGATATCGTAGAGATGGTCGAGTATAACCTGAAGCAGGAAGGATACACAGCAATCCACGCCTATAATGGTGAAAAAGGGATTGAACTGGCCGGGGATGCGAAACCTGACCTTATAATACTTGATTTGATGCTTCCTGCCATTGACGGCTTCGAGGTCTGTAAACTGCTTAAGCGGCAGCAGTCAACTTCACGTGTCCCCATCATTATTCTTAGTGCTAAATCCCGCGAGACCGACAAGGTGGTGGGGCTGGAACTTGGGGCCGATGATTATATTACCAAACCATTCAGTCCGAGAGAGCTGATTGCGAGGATAAGAGCTGTCCTGCGAAGGCATAAAGAACAACCGGCCGGAGAGATAAAAACAGGCCAGATAGTTATCGACAGCGTCGGACACAAGGTGCTGGTAAAGGGGCGGGAGGTGGAGCTTACCGCAACCGAATTTCGACTGCTGGAATGTCTGGCCCGGCGCCCGGGGGTAGTATTTTCGAGAGACCAGTTGTTAGACGCCGGCGGCACTGACGGGTCGATGGTTTATGACAGGACGGTAGATGCTCACATTAAATCACTGCGTAGGAAACTCGGAAGCGCGAAAGACCATATTGAGACGGTCAGAAGTGTTGGGTACAGATTCAAGGGCTGA
- the rpoN gene encoding RNA polymerase factor sigma-54: protein METHMRLEQQMKLAPHMIQSMEILQLPILALQERIEQELNSNPVLEMEEPSNPDGAGTVDQQPQEDIGEKDLVVATDNNKVKDFERLDGLDDDYSDYMGRGEVFRRRANPDEQDRKLEAINNTAAPPQSLHEHLSEQWHMVEASDGVKKAGSAIIDYIDERGYLTVRLEQLHNKDKADFTLDDLKQALPLVQKLEPPGVGARDIRECLLIQMAQSGEDMSFEHRLVSEHMDDLLENRLPNIAKKMNCSVEDINRAIQHISKLDTSPGLQIGIDRNNPITADVIVESLDDSDDYSVRLADSSLPALKISGYYTKMVKDAKVNEKTKQFLQNNIRSAQWVIDAIEQRKNTLLKVARSIVKYQREFFEKGQLYLKPLPMSKVADEVGVHLATVSRAVAGKYVQCEWGILPLRKFFSGGTEDAEGQEHSWEAIRAKLQQIIDDEDKSKPLSDDEIRKKLADGGINNLARRTVAKYRKLLKIPTARFRKKY from the coding sequence ATGGAAACACATATGAGGCTGGAGCAGCAAATGAAGCTTGCTCCACATATGATTCAATCGATGGAGATTCTCCAGCTTCCAATCCTTGCGCTTCAGGAAAGAATAGAGCAGGAGCTTAACAGCAATCCTGTTTTGGAAATGGAAGAACCATCAAATCCAGATGGTGCAGGCACTGTTGACCAGCAGCCTCAGGAAGATATCGGCGAAAAAGATTTAGTCGTCGCCACCGATAACAATAAGGTCAAGGACTTCGAACGCCTCGATGGTCTTGACGATGATTACAGCGACTATATGGGCCGGGGCGAGGTCTTCCGCCGTCGCGCAAACCCCGATGAACAGGACAGAAAACTCGAGGCGATAAATAATACTGCTGCGCCGCCACAATCGCTGCACGAACACCTGTCCGAGCAATGGCATATGGTAGAAGCAAGCGACGGAGTAAAAAAAGCCGGCAGCGCAATCATAGATTATATCGATGAAAGAGGATACCTGACCGTTCGGCTGGAGCAGTTACACAATAAAGACAAGGCCGATTTTACTCTCGATGATTTGAAACAGGCCCTGCCGCTTGTGCAAAAGCTGGAGCCGCCGGGCGTCGGCGCACGCGACATCCGGGAATGCCTGCTTATTCAAATGGCACAAAGCGGCGAAGATATGAGTTTCGAGCATCGTCTGGTTTCCGAGCATATGGACGATCTGCTCGAAAATCGCCTGCCCAATATCGCAAAAAAAATGAATTGCAGCGTCGAAGACATTAATCGGGCCATTCAGCATATAAGCAAACTCGACACCTCGCCAGGCCTGCAAATCGGGATAGACCGAAATAACCCCATTACCGCTGATGTAATAGTAGAATCTCTGGATGATTCGGACGATTATTCTGTGCGATTGGCTGATTCCAGTTTGCCGGCCTTGAAAATAAGCGGTTACTATACAAAAATGGTAAAAGACGCCAAGGTTAATGAAAAAACAAAACAATTCCTGCAAAATAATATCCGCTCCGCACAGTGGGTAATAGACGCGATAGAGCAGCGGAAGAACACGCTGTTAAAGGTTGCACGGTCGATAGTAAAATACCAGCGGGAGTTTTTTGAAAAGGGCCAGCTGTATCTTAAGCCGCTGCCGATGTCGAAAGTCGCCGATGAAGTCGGCGTGCATCTGGCGACTGTAAGTCGTGCTGTGGCAGGGAAATACGTGCAGTGCGAATGGGGGATACTGCCGCTGCGGAAATTCTTTAGCGGGGGCACGGAGGACGCAGAGGGACAGGAACACAGCTGGGAGGCAATAAGGGCGAAACTGCAGCAGATTATAGACGATGAAGATAAATCTAAACCCTTAAGCGACGATGAGATACGTAAAAAGCTGGCGGATGGTGGGATTAATAATCTGGCCAGGAGAACCGTTGCAAAATATCGCAAACTGCTCAAAATCCCAACCGCGAGATTCAGGAAAAAATACTAA
- a CDS encoding ATP-binding protein: MRVRIVWKFFAAFVLLTIVTAIILSSFLVIRLGDNVESKISQRLQNNTILAGEIFKKAMLEGDNTYIQREAKNLAANLNLRITVIDKQGKVLADSERDARSMENHGDRTEFVQAVKKGVGESTRFSQTLNYPMKYVAVRVSDGEEVVGVVRIAVPESEVQLEMHEPYKTVMLGTAAAICIAAIIAYVMSCGISRPIRQMRRVAGAVAKGQFDNKAIVKSNDELGELAQSLNAMSDELKLKIERLKYLDTVRTDFVANVSHELKTPLTSIRGFVETLEDGAINDIDNARRFLAIIKKHTQRLGNIIDDLLRLSELESGGGIEMVEVDLKELIDEIVMGFGHSLAVKQQKLSAEAPSGDFTIRGDKDRLEQVFVNLIDNAIKYTKEGGKIKVQLAQTDDSVVVTVEDDGIGIPTEDVERVFERFYRVDKARSREIGGTGLGLSIAKHIVSAHNGGICIESEVNKGTKVLVTLPKK; the protein is encoded by the coding sequence ATGAGAGTCAGGATAGTCTGGAAATTCTTCGCCGCGTTTGTCCTGTTGACAATTGTCACCGCTATTATTTTAAGCTCATTTCTTGTAATCCGGCTTGGTGATAACGTCGAATCCAAAATTTCGCAGAGATTGCAGAATAATACAATTCTGGCGGGCGAAATTTTCAAAAAGGCAATGCTTGAGGGAGATAACACTTATATTCAGCGCGAAGCGAAGAATCTCGCCGCAAATCTCAATCTTAGAATTACGGTAATAGACAAACAGGGGAAGGTGCTGGCCGATTCCGAAAGAGATGCCCGGTCTATGGAGAACCACGGGGACAGAACAGAGTTTGTTCAGGCGGTCAAAAAGGGTGTAGGTGAAAGCACGCGCTTCAGCCAGACGCTTAATTATCCTATGAAATACGTGGCAGTGCGTGTTAGTGACGGCGAAGAGGTCGTCGGAGTCGTTCGTATAGCGGTGCCTGAATCCGAAGTTCAGCTTGAGATGCACGAGCCATATAAGACGGTGATGCTCGGCACCGCCGCCGCAATTTGTATCGCGGCGATAATCGCATACGTTATGTCTTGCGGGATAAGCCGACCAATTCGGCAGATGAGAAGGGTCGCCGGGGCAGTTGCGAAGGGGCAGTTCGACAACAAAGCTATTGTAAAAAGCAACGACGAGCTTGGTGAGCTGGCCCAGTCACTAAATGCGATGTCGGACGAGCTGAAGCTGAAAATCGAACGTCTGAAGTATCTTGACACTGTTCGGACCGACTTTGTCGCCAATGTGTCACACGAACTGAAGACGCCCCTGACCTCCATCAGAGGATTCGTCGAGACGCTCGAAGACGGGGCGATTAACGACATCGATAATGCGAGGAGGTTTTTGGCGATTATCAAGAAACACACACAACGGCTTGGGAATATAATAGACGACCTGCTGCGTTTGAGCGAACTCGAATCGGGCGGCGGAATAGAAATGGTGGAGGTAGACCTTAAGGAGCTGATTGATGAGATAGTAATGGGGTTCGGACATTCACTGGCGGTCAAGCAGCAGAAGCTGTCAGCGGAGGCGCCTTCCGGCGACTTTACCATCAGGGGTGACAAGGACAGGCTTGAACAGGTCTTTGTTAATTTAATTGACAACGCGATAAAATACACGAAGGAGGGCGGCAAAATTAAAGTTCAACTTGCCCAAACTGACGATTCTGTGGTTGTTACCGTGGAGGACGACGGCATCGGCATACCAACAGAGGATGTCGAGCGGGTGTTCGAGAGATTTTACCGGGTTGATAAGGCCCGCTCACGCGAAATCGGGGGGACGGGACTGGGACTGAGCATCGCCAAGCACATAGTGTCGGCCCACAATGGGGGAATCTGCATCGAAAGCGAAGTCAACAAGGGAACAAAGGTCCTTGTAACACTTCCCAAGAAGTAA
- a CDS encoding RHS repeat-associated core domain-containing protein, with protein MNMNKADANSFYLYDGLGSVKQLTDSNESVVASYTYDSFGNVISSVGSVANTYGFTGQQQFNEADSLVFLRARYYNPSIGRFISRDPILVPIQMGGYVGWILPHLNLIHRPQSLHPYVYVHNNPINFADPRGLGTWSCIKDALKCSDVVDVIGVIGVAALYVSCVAGCGSVTGGVGVGPCLFGCLAAVVGGYVAGLILACL; from the coding sequence ATGAATATGAACAAAGCCGATGCGAATTCGTTTTATCTCTACGATGGTCTCGGCTCCGTCAAACAGCTCACAGATAGCAATGAGTCCGTGGTTGCCTCCTACACCTACGATTCCTTTGGCAATGTAATTTCCTCTGTGGGCTCTGTGGCTAATACGTATGGCTTCACCGGCCAGCAGCAATTCAACGAAGCAGACAGTTTAGTTTTCTTAAGAGCCAGATATTACAACCCATCCATCGGCAGATTTATCTCCAGAGATCCGATTTTAGTGCCAATACAAATGGGAGGTTATGTAGGATGGATTTTACCTCATTTGAATTTAATTCATCGACCACAATCTCTGCATCCTTATGTATATGTGCACAACAACCCCATTAACTTTGCGGATCCACGAGGGCTTGGTACTTGGAGTTGTATTAAGGATGCCCTAAAATGTAGCGATGTTGTCGATGTCATTGGGGTCATTGGCGTTGCGGCGCTTTACGTGTCTTGTGTGGCTGGATGTGGTTCAGTAACAGGGGGCGTGGGGGTTGGTCCGTGCCTCTTTGGCTGCCTAGCAGCTGTTGTCGGAGGATACGTAGCAGGATTGATACTTGCTTGTCTTTAA